From the Anopheles merus strain MAF chromosome 2L, AmerM5.1, whole genome shotgun sequence genome, the window cgaaatgcgcatcagcgtacaaacactgcgcgcgggacttaaaacaaaacgcgcacaaccatctccggcaaagcgtcgcgctgtactggtggttttgtacgcgtaggaggggggacatacggagcgatcattcgatgctgtagtgtaagcgagacaacacgatgtgacgagcagctccaagttgttgagttcgctgaaagaagacacacacattcacagacggctcgtcaaagcacggtatttgcattgatgttagtgaagcgcgcgtgtaaaatagaatgcgaactctcatcgcagcgcgtttctccttgcttcctcaagcttcctcatacccctcggcctgaatcactcaaaatttggggtctcattatTTGCGTGGATCTTTTCTGCCTCACAAGGTGGGAACAGAATTGGAACCAAATTTTGCCCGTTTTGTATGGAATAAGTTTTGTTGTGTAGGGAACGTGTCACAAGTGTATCAGTCCCCTATCAGTCCCCTAAAGGCCTTATTAGGCAgaggaaaatactgtcattCGATTTTGGAATCTATCATTCAAACAGGGTTTGACAGATAGATGCCAGTCGGAAAATCGGAATTCGGCATGCTCAATTCCGATTTGCTCGAGAGTAGATTTTTACTGTCAATGTCGGTAGACCGTATTGGATTTCTTTATAATGATgaatacaaacaacaaaaatgagaaacAACGAATGATTCTTTCGGATAAAGCcaagaaaatcaataaattaaataataaatgtgaaAGGTGACAGAACAATTCTCTTGCCTTATTACACGTACGAGAGGTATTTTTGTGCCAATGTCCAAGTTTGACCGATAAATGCCAATCGAGAaatgacagtattttcctcCGTCTAATAAGACCTTAACGGCTGTCGCTGCTGCGTAAGTATTGGTTAGCCGATCGTTAATGTCGTTTCTTTGACTTATTAGCCGGAGATTTAAGTTGCACATTATACTGTGGTGTACGTGTTGCCAACATCATCATGTGGGTTTTTGACCTCTGTGTATGGCCAGCGTGGATTCACCTTGTATTTATATATAAGAAGGGATAGGTTTTGCTATCACAATTCTCACAAAGCGATATCCGTTTGGTAGACCAAAAtctcgtttttcttctttccaatATCCTTAGAGATATGGAGCACTTTCCCATAGCGTTCAAAGCGgtatttaatttcttcaacCGCAATCCGGGGAGAGATGTCGTGCAGtttgaatgaaataaaataaataaaacaaattgaaagaaaataaataaaatataaatagtaATGGGAATGAATATTTGTGTGCCTTGACAAAAAAGGGCATGCTTATCATCGTGTTCTTCCACAATCTTCAGAGCCAAGCTCTGGTCTTTTACGTCGATATAGGCGCATGTGGATGTTGTTCATAGCTGAATATGACTCACCTGTTCTTGCACAGTTTTGAAGTGATGAAGTCCATTACTTCCTTTAACGTTGGTTTCACAGCCATCTTCGAGAAGTCCACTCTAAGCGAAGCTCTTCCTGACGCCATGACGGATGTATTGGACTTGTACTTTTgatcactttctctctctaaaCACGTCTATTCACTCAGAGCTCTAGACCCGAACTGTAACTAGTACGCTCAAAACGCCTTGGTACGCTAACTGGAGAGTCTGGggcaaaaaagaaggaaatacAATACCAGTGTAAggcaatattattaaaaaatggGTAACAAAActgtacattaaaaaaaatcttgttctAAATTTGCTAAAATAATATGTGATCAAACAAAACCTTACtatatacttacttacttatccggcgctacaaccgctttccGGTCTTAGCCTGTCTAATGAGTGTCCGAAGTCACTCACGGACTTGCTTCTTCGTCTGCCAAGCCGTTATCCCGGCCGTAATGGCGGACGCTTCCACGCCATCCTTTCatctcaatttgggcctaccacgcttCCTTTATGTTTGTgaacggcctaaaaagacttaaGACATTCAAAATGAAACATTAGTGCACTCAACATGTTAAAAGAGCCAAACATCTAacgaatatattttttttatttcagatTGCTGACTATGGAGGAAGAACTGCGACAAGAGCAATACAAAATGTCTTTAGTTTTGTCACACAAACAACGTGTAATTGAAGCTCaaggaaaacaaattgcaGCCTTAGATGCGGCAAACAATCGACTGCTATCCGCATTATCTACCTTGCAGAACCGATATGAAAGTCAATCAAATCAAAGTGATGATAATTCATCATCGCATCCAAACGCGGGTGCATCCTCTTGCTAGATGTAAATAATTATCATGTAATACCACATTATCATGTCTAGACGACCCAAAAAATCTTCTGCGACAATGTTTGGCGACGCTTTCCATGATAGATGGAACTGTCTGTGTTTTAGCACGAAATTATGGCTAAGCTGGGTTATTTCGTCTGTGAAAAACTCACAAAGCCGCTTTAAACTCGGTTGCCCCTgattttgttctaaaattgagaaggtttttttttagaataaaGAGCTCGCAAAATTATGTCGCGGTACAAAAGATGGTCGTGTGGAAGCAgtagccggcatcgcgaaagaaatagttaaagggtattttaattgaatttagaCTAGtggtatatattttttttgtatcgtcGCAATAGGTATTTGACTATCATaatctatttttgattacgagtaatggattattgactagcagcaattgatttctgcaggtccctgcatgacAGCCTAAGAGCGTCGCGTTTATAACACTCGGTGTGACAGATCTACctgaataataatctgtggatactatttaatttcatccaccAATTACTTTAAAGGATTTGTTTTACTAtctatatcatccacaaaataAGAGATATTTTATCTGATATGTTTTCGGTGATTTTGTTTGGATTTCATGAATGAACAATCCAGATCAAAAGCACTTAACGGTTAAATTGAAATATGCAGTAGTGGACCCATAGGCATGACCGAACTATAAGTAGGATTGAGCAAGTTGTTCAGCGTGGCCGTTGTTCATTGAGCAAGTTGTTCAGCGTATATGTAGTTATATCAATTTTCGATCGAATACCAGTACAGGATTGAACACAATAAAActaaatttttcaaataaaaaaaagaaaagagtttttaatgtatttaCCCATAcataggggaaggtaggtaaagacggacactgcggGTGAGACGGAcacttcccaaatagccagaattgcttaagcagctcatttttgcactaaagatcgctgctcgaattcgccttttgcagtagttaaacagcatcaaagttctggatgggtctttcaaacagcgcttaagcagctttCTTATGCTACGGTGCTGGggaatatttttctttgtgttttattttcaagcaagcgtcatcgatgaaataaacaactggatttgttttgtttgtgttcatgtgtatatttttaaatccttaatattcatgaattatacGAAAtgttacacaatttactgaacaatcacaatcacttcacccaatattcctccttcaattaactaatctaacttgtgcagcagcaatgagatgattgacggcgtgaGACTTTGAcaatttgacaagagccactttgtaccgatgtcatgcattaaaaagctataaagttccaccaagttcggtacgctttcttaacaagctttcaagttccatcgtgaaccctacacatagtgctaatcagctgCAAAGTTctaaagagtaccatgtgcctgttaaaaagctccatagttccgcaaagtaccgtctatcttttaatcagccacaaagtacgacatcagaacgatttttcgttaaacagccccaaatcagctatggaGTACGAGCAGGCTATTTGGGTTCtcaaaaatgcatgaaaaaggtaatttttgAGAAATTCAACAATGTAGAATCCTAACAGGAGgttaaaaaacacatttgagaacatttttcgtGTAATATATGCGAAATTGgttacccaaatagccagaattgcttaagcagctcattttggcacgctaaagatcgctgctctaattcgccttttgcagtagataaacagcatcaaagttccagaCAGGACTTTCAAAAAGCTGTTAAGCAGCTTCGTGTCATGGATTTGCAAGAAAATTTGCCTTAGCGTTTTGTTGTCAAGTAAGACTACATAacctcaaaaaaaaaggcgcGCTATCACACTTGTCAGGCATGGattgtgtgaatgtgttggtgtgttgggTTGATGTGAGCTTTCTTCTGATATTCATTGTATGTATGTGCTGTATATGCTTAATGTGTTAAGTTAGTTTGATGTGTGTGTTATAGTTATAGTTAGAATTTAGTGTTATTTGTCTTTATTAGTGAGTTTTGAACAGTCGACCTCCGTGTCTATGTCATTTCCCTTTCCTATGTTAGCTATTTGCCCTGATGTCTCGATGTAACATCAAAtagctataaaaataaattcaccCATCCGAAATCATCACAACATTGCAACCACATAGACAAACTGCAGATATTCGCTGAGTCTCAGAAATTCCTggaacaaaaccaacaatgTATTTCCAAACGACAACCCGTACCATTCAGGCAGAACACACAGGGCAGAAAGGCAGCAGAAAATCTACGGTGAGGTTGAAcgaaagattttttttgtattttgttgcaTATCTAATTCCAATTGATGACTTTTCCAGGCATACGTATCTatttccatcatcataaaTATAGTCTGGAAAATGCCTTTTAACATCGTTGAAACTGTAGATGGTAGAGGCCACAAGGAGCTGTTGGCCGTCCCTGAAACATGGATTCAAGGAACAAGCAAAGGGATAAATTACCTTATGTGGCCAAACGTCCGGCGAGCCGATAGTTTAAACGCGCTTTTACTAGATGATTCAAGCATGCCTTCTAATTCATGGGAGAGAATAATGTGCAAGATAAAACGTACAGGACTGGAAACAATCGCACAAGCTAATCGCATTATACAGGATATGTGTTTGGTTTCATCAACGGATTGTAGTGTTGTGCACGAAGAAAAGTTATGCAAACCTAGAAAGACGAAGCAACATGCTTTCAAACCAGACAACAGATTTCAACAAATGTTAGTTGAGGAACAGCCAAAAGAAGAGAGTAACGAGGCCATAGAATGCTTGAATGAAGACAATTCAATAGAATTTGAGGAAGAGGAATATTTGGAAAAGGATGAAACTAGCAGTGAAGTTGACCAACTTAAACTACACGATTCGGAACCTGCAAATCTCAGTACGAATGATCGCTTGGATAGATTAGAAAATACTTTGTTTATTGtattatcaaaattaaatattcttgCAGACAAAACAGTGATTACCACACCTGAACTTTCTCCTAGTATTGACGAACGATTGGAAAAATTAGAAAGAGCAATGTCTACAGTTTTGGCGAAATTGGATATTCTTCTAGATAAAACAGTTATTCCGGTATCCATGCGTCGCAAGAGAAATGACATAGGATTTCAAGTGGTCAGTAGCATAGAAGAGCTGTCAATTTTAGAATCAAACTTGGCCCAACCAGATTATTTCAATGAAGTTTCGTCATGGTTAGAACATAACATATGGGAAATCACCCCCGAAAATAGGATGATAGAAATtttggatctaattttttcaaaaaaatttttgaccCTCTGTAGTTGGACCGGCATAGgtaagggaaaagaaaaagttccTATGATGACACATAAAAATATTCTTGAATTATTTAGACTTCATGGCAGCACAGAAGAGGCTGTGGTCACCGATAAAGTTTTGGctcgtttttttatgaaaaagctcaaaaatgcaacaaaacgaGCTTATTCGAAGGGATTGCGAAAAAGTACACAGCACAAGTTCGAATCTGTTTGAattcattgttttgttgtataACAATAAACTATgtgaatttattatttcaatgtatgaattaaaggaataaaaacataaagatCGGGTGTCCTGGTTTGTACTGCAACTATCTTGCATTTGATATCGTGAAAATTGAACGTAGTTTCCGCCCCTGACAAAGTTGATAATTTCCCAGcataaatatttaaagcaGATGATTTGATAGGGTATTCAAAATAATCCCATTGCTTCAGGACTTCTCTGCCATGAAAGCTATGTAAAGAGGAAGAATTAGAATCTAATTTAATGAACCGGacaatttttttctgtttcgtcaATACCCAACCATCGCGATCGTTGTCTTGCATTTTAAAATCTATGCTATtagtgttttgtgtttctccTTTGTACTGATAAAAATTTTCCAGCTCCGATAATCTGTTTATAATTTGTTGAAGCTCTTGTCGTCGACCACGTAGTAGGTTTTTCAGAACTTGTAACAAATTTTCAAACGGGTAAGTTGACAAAGTAATTAACGgtccgaaaaaaaacacttcatcGTACACATGTAAAAGATTGTgcacattacagggttttccaggggttctcatagttgtgagacacttccttgactctttcttatgcaaaatgaacttcatatgatgaaaattggactctatggcaccttttttggacagctcttattggaaattcctattggatttgtccaacaagggtgctatagagtccaattcccattacatttagttcatttcacgtaagaagcagtcaataaagtgtcccacagctatgagaactcctggaaaaccctgtactTGTGAGAAATTTGTCTCCATAAACATTACTGTACTGGACAACGAATTCTTTTAACATTTCGTTTGCAACATGccaattatttttatacacgTTTGTTGATAGCATTGTAATAGAGCAAAACAGTAGCAAGAAGTGGTTATATACATAATCCGGTAAAACATCTTTAAGCACTACTATTCCGGCATAATGCAAGAATGAACTAAATTCTGTTGCTTTCCAATATTTTAGTACGTTCAGACCTCTAAATGGTCTGTGTATTTCT encodes:
- the LOC121594322 gene encoding uncharacterized protein LOC121594322 isoform X3 yields the protein MYFQTTTRTIQAEHTGQKGSRKSTAYVSISIIINIVWKMPFNIVETVDGRGHKELLAVPETWIQGTSKGINYLMWPNVRRADSLNALLLDDSSMPSNSWERIMCKIKRTGLETIAQANRIIQDMCLVSSTDCSVVHEEKLCKPRKTKQHAFKPDNRFQQMLVEEQPKEESNEAIECLNEDNSIEFEEEEYLEKDETSSEVDQLKLHDSEPANLSTNDRLDRLENTLFIVLSKLNILADKTVITTPELSPSIDERLEKLERAMSTVLAKLDILLDKTVIPVSMRRKRNDIGFQVVSSIEELSILESNLAQPDYFNEVSSWLEHNIWEITPENRMIEILDLIFSKKFLTLCSWTGIDFMAAQKRLWSPIKFWLVFL
- the LOC121594322 gene encoding uncharacterized protein LOC121594322 isoform X2, with the translated sequence MYFQTTTRTIQAEHTGQKGSRKSTAYVSISIIINIVWKMPFNIVETVDGRGHKELLAVPETWIQGTSKGINYLMWPNVRRADSLNALLLDDSSMPSNSWERIMCKIKRTGLETIAQANRIIQDMCLVSSTDCSVVHEEKLCKPRKTKQHAFKPDNRFQQMLVEEQPKEESNEAIECLNEDNSIEFEEEEYLEKDETSSEVDQLKLHDSEPANLNKTVITTPELSPSIDERLEKLERAMSTVLAKLDILLDKTVIPVSMRRKRNDIGFQVVSSIEELSILESNLAQPDYFNEVSSWLEHNIWEITPENRMIEILDLIFSKKFLTLCSWTGIGKGKEKVPMMTHKNILELFRLHGSTEEAVVTDKVLARFFMKKLKNATKRAYSKGLRKSTQHKFESV
- the LOC121594322 gene encoding uncharacterized protein LOC121594322 isoform X1 yields the protein MYFQTTTRTIQAEHTGQKGSRKSTAYVSISIIINIVWKMPFNIVETVDGRGHKELLAVPETWIQGTSKGINYLMWPNVRRADSLNALLLDDSSMPSNSWERIMCKIKRTGLETIAQANRIIQDMCLVSSTDCSVVHEEKLCKPRKTKQHAFKPDNRFQQMLVEEQPKEESNEAIECLNEDNSIEFEEEEYLEKDETSSEVDQLKLHDSEPANLSTNDRLDRLENTLFIVLSKLNILADKTVITTPELSPSIDERLEKLERAMSTVLAKLDILLDKTVIPVSMRRKRNDIGFQVVSSIEELSILESNLAQPDYFNEVSSWLEHNIWEITPENRMIEILDLIFSKKFLTLCSWTGIGKGKEKVPMMTHKNILELFRLHGSTEEAVVTDKVLARFFMKKLKNATKRAYSKGLRKSTQHKFESV